Proteins encoded by one window of Teretinema zuelzerae:
- a CDS encoding MraY family glycosyltransferase: MLYYIAQFLQQFFGPFRLLQSYAVLIILALYAGFFFTVFLLPRFYKRLPKDRGREFSVNAEAAMGKPTGSGVVFISIFVGLSFLFTPLSVMQIAMLACTWLAMLTGYLDDKAVHSWGEYLKGALDLALSVGTSLIVLYVGFKGEVHWWLPFTSARVAVHPALFVLVSSIVLWVSINTTNCTDGVDGLSGTLVLVALIFLGIIFYFLLGHSRIAEYLLVPHLPSGASWATIIFGLSGVLMGYLWHNAFPSKVLMGDAGSRALGFFIGVCVLVSGNPFLLLLTSGMILINGGTGLLKVALLRFFKIRILHNIRFPLHDHMRKNLSWSPTQVLLKFMIMQVLITLAVFGAFFKIR; encoded by the coding sequence ATGCTGTATTACATCGCCCAGTTTCTGCAACAGTTTTTCGGCCCGTTCCGCCTGTTGCAATCATACGCCGTACTGATAATCCTCGCCCTGTACGCGGGATTTTTCTTCACTGTTTTCCTGCTCCCCCGCTTCTACAAGCGGCTGCCCAAGGACAGAGGCAGAGAATTTTCCGTAAACGCGGAAGCGGCGATGGGAAAGCCCACCGGCTCGGGCGTCGTGTTCATATCGATATTCGTCGGCCTTTCGTTTTTGTTCACCCCGTTGAGCGTGATGCAGATAGCGATGCTCGCGTGCACCTGGCTCGCGATGCTCACCGGATATCTCGACGACAAGGCGGTGCACTCCTGGGGAGAGTATCTGAAGGGCGCGCTGGATCTCGCGCTTTCCGTCGGAACCTCGCTCATCGTGCTGTATGTCGGGTTCAAGGGAGAGGTCCACTGGTGGCTGCCCTTCACCAGCGCCAGGGTCGCCGTTCACCCCGCGCTCTTTGTTTTGGTTTCAAGCATCGTGTTGTGGGTTTCGATCAACACGACGAACTGCACAGACGGCGTCGACGGACTTTCCGGAACGCTGGTACTCGTAGCGCTCATCTTTTTGGGCATCATTTTCTATTTTCTGCTGGGCCACTCGCGGATCGCGGAATACCTGCTCGTGCCGCACCTTCCGAGCGGAGCCAGCTGGGCGACGATCATATTCGGACTTTCAGGCGTGCTGATGGGTTACCTCTGGCACAACGCCTTCCCCAGCAAGGTGCTGATGGGCGACGCCGGCTCGAGGGCCCTGGGCTTTTTCATCGGAGTGTGCGTGCTCGTCTCGGGAAATCCGTTTTTGCTTCTTCTGACCAGCGGGATGATTCTGATAAACGGCGGAACCGGGCTTTTGAAGGTCGCGCTTCTCCGCTTTTTCAAGATCAGAATACTTCACAACATCAGATTTCCCCTCCACGACCACATGCGGAAAAACCTTTCTTGGTCTCCCACCCAGGTTCTGTTGAAATTCATGATCATGCAGGTTTTGATAACGCTCGCCGTATTCGGCGCCTTCTTTAAAATTCGTTAA
- a CDS encoding LPP20 family lipoprotein, with protein sequence MHKIISVLGALVLLAGCASSPQSAGGSKSPSKQKAPAWVENPRSAYPEAQFVSAVGYAKDRETAEKSAVSALIAVFGQNIKGETRISERYTEAVRSGAVTVTEDSELNRAMSSSVSMNSVVGAEIKDVWEDGAGTVYAVAVMDKLKASSTYSRLLETNEETIASLRNIRAEEADTLDAYARHDLAAAIADTNQQFLNVLSIVNPAMAAAKRASVSSGDDIRLECLRIAQTIPIAVTVTGDRDERIRSSFADVLSASGFKTGNSSSRYSLEVSLSLSEVALANNDNKFVRYVIDSKLTDSATAQVLLPWNVNGREGHTSVPEAENRAFRAAEKKIRSEFGGKFTGYLSQLAAKR encoded by the coding sequence ATGCATAAGATAATTTCAGTACTCGGAGCCCTCGTTCTCTTGGCGGGATGCGCCAGTTCTCCGCAATCCGCCGGAGGATCGAAATCCCCCTCGAAGCAAAAAGCTCCCGCCTGGGTCGAAAACCCCCGCTCGGCCTATCCTGAAGCCCAGTTCGTATCCGCTGTCGGATACGCCAAAGACCGGGAAACCGCCGAGAAAAGCGCGGTATCCGCGTTGATCGCCGTATTCGGGCAGAACATCAAGGGAGAAACCCGCATCAGCGAGCGGTATACCGAGGCCGTCAGGAGCGGAGCCGTCACCGTGACTGAGGACTCTGAACTGAACCGCGCGATGAGCTCGTCCGTGTCGATGAACTCTGTCGTCGGAGCGGAAATCAAGGACGTCTGGGAAGACGGCGCCGGCACCGTATACGCAGTCGCCGTGATGGACAAGCTCAAAGCGTCCTCGACCTACTCCCGCTTGCTGGAAACCAACGAGGAAACCATCGCTTCCCTGCGGAACATAAGAGCCGAAGAAGCCGATACGCTCGACGCCTACGCCCGCCACGACCTCGCGGCTGCGATAGCGGACACGAATCAGCAGTTCTTGAACGTTCTTTCGATCGTCAATCCAGCCATGGCGGCCGCCAAGCGCGCGTCCGTCTCCTCCGGCGACGACATCCGCCTCGAATGCCTCAGAATCGCGCAAACCATTCCCATAGCCGTAACCGTAACCGGCGACAGGGACGAACGCATCCGCTCGTCCTTCGCGGATGTCTTGAGCGCGTCGGGATTCAAGACCGGCAACAGCTCTTCCCGGTACTCTCTCGAGGTTTCTCTCAGTCTTTCGGAGGTTGCCCTGGCGAACAACGATAACAAATTCGTTCGCTACGTAATCGACTCAAAGCTGACCGATTCGGCGACCGCTCAGGTTCTTCTTCCCTGGAACGTCAACGGTCGCGAGGGTCACACCAGCGTTCCCGAAGCCGAGAACCGGGCCTTCCGCGCGGCGGAAAAAAAGATTCGAAGCGAATTCGGCGGAAAGTTTACCGGATATCTCAGCCAGCTTGCCGCTAAACGGTAG
- a CDS encoding COG3014 family protein, whose translation MKASVSALACVSFLAFLLASCTSVSHYQAIDEAVARGDYSSGLEELRGAKEQAYKPKDQVLYYLDEGMLAHYAGDYKESSQSLGTAERAIELAVTKSVSMEVSSYLVNDNSLEYPGEDYEDIYLNVFNSLNYYYSGSIEGALVEVRRIDNKIKYLSTKYGGAITNAQKAIMDKSSEIPYDSEAATIKFSNSALGRYLGMLLYRSEGKFDDARIDRDQVKLAFANQPSLYGFPLPKALDEELSVPRGKARLNVISFSGLSPVKTESVIRIGLGSSNWLKIAVPVITYRKSEVSSVRLRVDGFDPVELDLLEDMGAVAMETFKQKAALIYLKTVLRSLAKTSSSMIMEEQANETSNADAALLLSVLSIGTQIYAEASEQADLRLSRYFPSKAHVAGVTLDPGVYSWTIEYLDAGGNVLHSVRNENREIRSNALNLSEAVCIR comes from the coding sequence ATGAAAGCCTCCGTATCCGCTCTTGCATGCGTATCTTTCCTGGCTTTTCTCCTCGCCTCCTGCACATCGGTTTCCCATTACCAGGCGATCGATGAGGCTGTAGCCCGGGGAGATTACTCCTCCGGGCTTGAGGAGTTGCGGGGTGCGAAAGAACAGGCGTATAAGCCTAAAGACCAGGTTCTCTATTATCTGGACGAGGGCATGCTCGCCCATTATGCCGGGGACTACAAAGAGTCCTCTCAAAGCCTCGGCACTGCCGAGCGGGCTATCGAACTGGCCGTCACAAAGAGCGTCTCAATGGAGGTTTCCTCCTATCTGGTCAACGACAATTCGCTCGAATATCCGGGCGAGGACTATGAAGACATCTATCTCAACGTGTTTAATTCCCTGAACTACTATTACAGCGGTTCGATAGAAGGGGCCCTCGTCGAGGTTCGCCGCATAGACAACAAGATAAAATATCTGTCGACCAAATACGGCGGAGCCATTACGAACGCCCAGAAAGCCATAATGGACAAATCATCGGAGATTCCCTACGACTCCGAAGCCGCCACGATCAAGTTTTCCAATTCCGCGCTCGGCCGATATCTCGGCATGCTGCTGTACCGCAGCGAGGGAAAATTCGACGATGCCCGCATAGACCGCGATCAGGTTAAGCTGGCCTTCGCCAACCAGCCCTCGCTCTACGGCTTTCCTCTGCCGAAGGCCCTCGATGAAGAGCTGTCCGTTCCCCGCGGAAAGGCGCGCCTCAACGTGATCAGTTTCAGCGGATTGTCGCCGGTAAAAACCGAGTCTGTGATCAGAATAGGACTCGGCTCTTCGAACTGGCTCAAAATCGCAGTTCCCGTCATAACCTATCGCAAGAGCGAGGTGTCGTCAGTGCGCCTGCGCGTCGACGGATTCGATCCTGTCGAGCTTGATCTGCTGGAGGATATGGGGGCGGTCGCCATGGAGACGTTCAAGCAGAAAGCGGCCCTTATCTATCTTAAAACCGTGCTGCGATCATTGGCAAAGACGTCCTCTTCCATGATCATGGAAGAACAGGCGAACGAGACTTCCAATGCCGACGCCGCGCTTTTGCTGAGCGTCTTGAGCATCGGAACCCAGATTTACGCCGAGGCGAGCGAGCAGGCTGATCTGCGCCTGTCCCGGTATTTTCCATCGAAGGCTCACGTAGCCGGCGTTACTCTTGATCCCGGAGTATATTCGTGGACAATAGAGTACCTGGACGCGGGAGGCAATGTGTTGCACTCTGTACGGAATGAAAACCGGGAAATCCGTTCAAACGCTCTTAATCTTTCGGAGGCCGTATGCATAAGATAA
- a CDS encoding penicillin-binding protein activator LpoB, translating to MKVRSAAYALVASLLVFSGCASQSVSRVDSSEQIDLSGYWNDTDVKLVCETLINDCLASPRVEQAAAKKGDLPVIIVGSFRNDSDEHIDTSIITKRMETAILNSGKADFVASRSERSEIRDERTEQQSWANEDTAKALANETGADFILTGSVKTIVDKAGKTAVRTYFVYGELTDIESNRKIWIGENSDIKKVIKTASAKF from the coding sequence ATGAAAGTACGTTCTGCAGCCTATGCATTAGTTGCCTCTTTGTTGGTTTTTTCCGGTTGCGCTTCGCAATCTGTCTCGCGCGTGGATTCCTCCGAACAGATCGATTTGAGCGGTTATTGGAACGATACCGACGTGAAGCTCGTCTGCGAGACCCTCATCAACGACTGTCTCGCCTCTCCCCGCGTCGAGCAAGCCGCCGCGAAGAAGGGCGACCTTCCGGTCATCATCGTAGGTTCATTCCGCAACGACAGCGACGAGCATATCGACACCTCGATCATCACCAAGCGCATGGAAACCGCCATCCTTAACAGCGGAAAAGCCGACTTCGTGGCGAGCCGCTCGGAGCGGAGCGAAATCCGCGACGAACGGACCGAACAGCAGAGCTGGGCGAACGAAGACACCGCCAAGGCTCTCGCGAACGAAACCGGCGCCGACTTCATCCTGACCGGCTCGGTCAAGACCATCGTCGACAAGGCCGGAAAAACCGCCGTGCGTACATATTTCGTATACGGCGAGCTGACCGATATCGAGTCGAACCGCAAAATCTGGATCGGTGAAAACAGCGATATCAAGAAGGTGATCAAGACCGCGTCCGCGAAGTTCTGA
- a CDS encoding VOC family protein, translated as MKSVVIRTRDIKKSIDFYETVLGFTFDTQISAAPGKQIAFLTDPASCGKLELLYNEQGKETPQGGLSLTFEVDQIGETEKYLLSKNVRIVSSPKTIKGGKKIMTALDPNGVELDFIEE; from the coding sequence ATGAAAAGCGTGGTTATCCGCACTCGCGACATCAAGAAGTCCATAGACTTTTATGAAACTGTTCTCGGGTTCACCTTCGATACGCAAATCTCGGCCGCACCGGGAAAACAGATTGCTTTTCTGACGGACCCCGCGAGTTGCGGAAAGCTCGAGCTTTTGTACAACGAGCAGGGCAAGGAAACGCCTCAGGGAGGCCTTTCGCTTACGTTCGAAGTAGATCAGATCGGGGAAACAGAAAAATACCTTCTCTCGAAGAACGTGAGAATCGTTTCCTCGCCGAAAACGATTAAAGGCGGCAAGAAAATCATGACGGCCCTTGATCCGAACGGAGTGGAACTCGATTTTATCGAAGAATAG
- a CDS encoding acyl-CoA thioesterase, with translation MDTFTLVRTEHLNHHGKLFGGQLLKWVDEFAWLAAARDFCGSVLVTRAMDNSEFKYSVPNGSILRFHIEQRHVGTTSALYSVDVWADMPGHREEKLIFSNRVTFVAVNSDGEKTALKKNPLCRDSAPLV, from the coding sequence ATGGATACATTTACGCTTGTCCGGACCGAGCATTTGAATCATCACGGCAAACTTTTCGGAGGCCAGCTTCTCAAATGGGTGGATGAATTCGCCTGGCTGGCCGCCGCCCGGGATTTTTGCGGTTCCGTGCTGGTTACCCGGGCGATGGACAACAGCGAATTTAAGTACAGCGTTCCGAACGGGTCGATACTCCGCTTCCACATCGAGCAGCGCCATGTCGGTACGACCTCCGCCCTCTATTCGGTCGATGTATGGGCCGATATGCCCGGGCATCGCGAGGAAAAACTGATATTCTCGAATCGGGTAACCTTCGTCGCGGTGAACTCCGACGGAGAAAAAACCGCTTTGAAAAAGAATCCCCTGTGCCGGGATAGCGCTCCGCTCGTTTGA
- a CDS encoding ATP-binding protein — MKKTVSAIVMILVLLALLISAVVFQLARQDQYLCSETALNNCPVFLGQALVYFVLSVSLLLSVSYLVRRIGAVSCEHERKFRLYELVFKTIDAGIIVLDRSGIVQFINPLCMKILGGDPTRFAQGIHFSGLIEPVLVPVYDKITAALENRDSFTREYRVFMSDGIRCYLCSFYTSFVGEQEPAYIISLSDRTREDEIRQKLSEQLEETHRYAVSKDNFFANMSHEIRTPINAILGMTYFAKMGSGDQKTQEYIQKIENASELLLGVVNDILDFSKMQEHKFSLKPENFNLFDLKKILYDLFSLKARQKGLDFNVEFDCQDPFIVYGDQFRLTQIFMNLVNNAVKFTDEGFVSVSLNHETVGKDIILRCTVRDTGCGLSEDDMAKLFIDYEQFGQVLEKSHEGTGLGLAICKRLVELMHGVIWVDSTLNTGSSFHFVVVLHRPELLHPGEDHQTLPLIHRKTGRALVVDDNEINREISASLLAECGFVTEHAVDGLDALELCRLRDPGYYDLILMDIHMPRMNGYDSAKIMRSELTISCPILAVTATSDGSQGLETNREVFSGFLLKPFSPGLFKSLFASQKGLHT; from the coding sequence TTGAAAAAGACAGTATCCGCAATCGTCATGATATTAGTTCTTTTAGCGCTTCTCATCTCAGCGGTTGTCTTTCAGCTGGCCCGCCAGGATCAGTATCTGTGTTCAGAAACCGCATTGAACAACTGCCCTGTTTTTCTCGGCCAGGCGCTTGTTTATTTCGTTCTCTCCGTCTCTCTTCTTCTTTCCGTTTCCTATCTGGTCCGCCGGATCGGGGCGGTTTCCTGCGAACATGAGCGGAAATTCCGCCTCTACGAGCTTGTTTTTAAAACGATAGACGCCGGCATCATCGTGCTCGATCGATCAGGTATAGTTCAATTCATCAATCCGCTGTGCATGAAGATACTCGGCGGCGATCCAACCCGCTTCGCTCAGGGCATCCACTTTTCCGGTCTTATAGAACCCGTTCTTGTTCCCGTGTACGATAAAATAACCGCGGCTCTCGAAAACCGCGACTCCTTCACCAGGGAGTACCGCGTGTTCATGAGCGACGGAATCCGCTGCTATCTGTGTTCGTTTTATACAAGTTTTGTCGGCGAGCAGGAGCCGGCGTACATTATATCGCTGAGCGATCGCACCCGGGAAGACGAAATACGGCAAAAGCTCTCGGAACAGCTGGAGGAGACCCACCGCTACGCCGTCTCGAAAGATAATTTCTTCGCAAATATGAGCCATGAGATCCGCACGCCCATCAACGCGATATTGGGAATGACCTATTTCGCCAAGATGGGATCGGGCGATCAAAAGACTCAGGAATATATTCAGAAAATCGAGAACGCTTCCGAGCTCCTTTTGGGAGTGGTCAACGATATCCTTGATTTTTCCAAGATGCAGGAGCACAAATTCTCTTTAAAACCCGAGAATTTCAATCTGTTCGATCTAAAAAAGATTCTCTACGATCTTTTTTCTCTGAAAGCCCGTCAAAAAGGCCTGGATTTCAATGTCGAGTTCGACTGTCAGGATCCCTTTATCGTGTACGGCGATCAATTCCGGCTCACGCAGATTTTCATGAACCTCGTGAACAACGCGGTGAAATTTACCGATGAAGGCTTCGTCTCCGTATCCTTGAACCATGAAACGGTGGGAAAGGATATCATCCTCCGCTGCACGGTGAGGGACACCGGATGCGGTCTTTCCGAAGACGATATGGCCAAGCTTTTCATCGATTATGAACAGTTCGGGCAGGTTTTGGAGAAAAGCCACGAGGGAACCGGCCTGGGTCTTGCGATTTGCAAACGCCTGGTTGAATTGATGCACGGGGTCATCTGGGTAGACAGCACATTGAATACCGGCTCGTCTTTTCATTTCGTCGTCGTTCTTCATCGCCCGGAGCTGTTGCACCCGGGAGAAGACCATCAGACGCTTCCGCTCATACATCGAAAAACCGGCAGAGCCCTTGTCGTCGACGATAACGAAATCAACCGCGAGATCTCCGCCTCTCTTCTGGCCGAATGCGGCTTTGTGACGGAACATGCGGTAGACGGATTGGACGCTCTGGAGTTGTGCCGTCTTCGCGATCCCGGCTATTATGACCTTATTCTGATGGACATCCACATGCCGCGGATGAACGGCTACGATTCCGCCAAAATCATGCGGAGCGAGCTCACTATTTCCTGTCCTATTCTCGCAGTTACGGCTACCAGCGACGGAAGCCAGGGCTTGGAGACGAATCGGGAGGTTTTTTCGGGCTTCCTCTTGAAGCCTTTCAGCCCGGGGCTTTTCAAGTCGCTTTTCGCGTCGCAGAAGGGACTTCATACATAA
- the trpA gene encoding tryptophan synthase subunit alpha yields MTKVPVMAHLVAGYTSPEISLEAARGLAAGGVSYFEVQFPFSDPSADGKAIQTACAAVLSGGWRVDDGFAFVETLRSEFPGIPVFVMTYANLAYKIGISAFVERSFRSGVSGLIIPDLPFDADEGLAAACDAKGIACVPVAAPSMTESRIASLAALRRPYVYAALRSGITGSSTSIDDGTLAFLSSLKASESRILGGFGIRSGDQSGALAPAVHAVVAGSVFVDIIREKSGEGGEAVRLAVQAKAAELSNPVQR; encoded by the coding sequence ATGACGAAGGTACCGGTTATGGCCCATCTTGTGGCCGGCTATACGAGTCCCGAGATTTCTCTCGAAGCGGCGCGCGGTCTTGCCGCTGGCGGAGTCTCCTATTTCGAAGTCCAGTTTCCCTTCAGCGATCCGAGCGCAGACGGAAAGGCGATCCAGACGGCCTGCGCGGCGGTTCTGTCCGGGGGATGGCGCGTGGACGACGGCTTCGCCTTCGTCGAAACCCTTCGCTCCGAATTCCCCGGAATTCCTGTTTTCGTCATGACCTACGCGAATCTTGCCTACAAGATCGGCATCTCCGCCTTCGTCGAACGCTCGTTCCGCTCAGGCGTGTCCGGCCTCATCATTCCCGATCTTCCCTTCGACGCTGACGAGGGCCTTGCCGCCGCCTGCGATGCAAAGGGCATAGCCTGCGTGCCGGTAGCGGCTCCCTCCATGACGGAATCCCGCATCGCATCCCTCGCGGCACTTCGCCGGCCCTACGTATACGCCGCCCTGCGCTCCGGAATCACCGGCTCCTCGACCTCGATAGACGACGGAACCCTCGCCTTCCTGTCGTCGCTGAAAGCGTCCGAATCCCGAATTCTCGGCGGATTCGGCATCCGCTCGGGCGATCAGTCCGGAGCCCTTGCTCCCGCCGTCCATGCGGTCGTCGCCGGCTCCGTGTTCGTAGACATCATCCGGGAGAAATCGGGAGAGGGCGGAGAAGCGGTGAGGCTCGCAGTTCAAGCAAAAGCCGCTGAATTGTCGAATCCTGTTCAGCGCTGA
- the trpB gene encoding tryptophan synthase subunit beta — protein MSIHRYFDRFGGAYVAEVLRRPLEELDEAFAAAMADRAFLAELDTLRADFIGRPTPLLHAANASRENGGAQIYIKMEGLAHTGAHKINNAIAQALLAKRMGKTRIIAETGAGQHGLATASACARLGLECTVYMGEVDVRRQQPNVAAMELYGATVVPVLSGSRTLKDAINEAMRDWAASFADTHYLIGSALGPAPFPDMVRTFQSVIGLETEAQAAEKGLKIDALVACVGGGSNAIGFFSPFIDRASPRLIGAEAGGVGPATGENAVRMTGTAASDGIIHGYKSRFLVDSDGQVAETRSISAGLDYPGIGPQLAALGESGRIEFTGISDSDALDAVKFFARTEGVIFALESAHAGAAALAEAGKLPKDAVVIVNMSGRGDKDIFITSPVFRPVQWRDFLKAELERLESGMDIHVFGGKK, from the coding sequence ATGAGCATACACAGATATTTCGACCGCTTCGGCGGCGCCTACGTAGCGGAGGTTCTCCGCCGCCCCCTCGAGGAGCTTGACGAGGCCTTCGCCGCGGCGATGGCGGACAGAGCCTTTCTAGCCGAGCTGGACACCCTCCGAGCCGATTTCATCGGCCGTCCGACCCCCCTTCTGCATGCCGCGAACGCGAGCCGGGAAAACGGCGGGGCTCAGATCTATATCAAGATGGAAGGCCTCGCCCACACCGGCGCCCACAAAATCAACAACGCGATCGCCCAGGCCCTTCTGGCAAAGCGGATGGGAAAAACGCGGATCATCGCGGAAACCGGCGCCGGCCAGCACGGACTAGCCACCGCCTCAGCCTGCGCCCGGCTCGGCCTTGAATGCACCGTATACATGGGCGAAGTCGACGTCCGCCGCCAGCAGCCGAACGTCGCCGCCATGGAGCTCTACGGAGCGACTGTCGTTCCCGTTCTTTCCGGGAGCCGCACCCTCAAGGACGCGATAAACGAGGCAATGCGCGATTGGGCCGCAAGCTTCGCCGACACCCATTATCTGATCGGTTCAGCTCTCGGACCGGCCCCCTTCCCGGACATGGTCAGAACTTTCCAATCGGTCATCGGCCTTGAAACCGAAGCCCAGGCGGCGGAAAAGGGCCTGAAAATCGACGCCCTGGTCGCCTGCGTAGGCGGCGGCTCGAACGCTATCGGCTTCTTTTCGCCCTTCATCGACCGCGCGTCTCCCCGGCTCATCGGAGCCGAGGCCGGCGGAGTGGGGCCTGCGACCGGCGAAAACGCGGTCCGCATGACCGGAACTGCCGCGAGCGACGGCATCATCCACGGCTATAAAAGCCGGTTTCTCGTGGATTCCGACGGCCAGGTCGCCGAAACCCGCTCCATTTCCGCAGGGCTTGATTATCCGGGAATCGGTCCCCAGCTTGCCGCCCTGGGAGAGTCCGGACGCATCGAGTTCACCGGCATATCTGACTCCGACGCGCTTGATGCGGTGAAGTTTTTCGCCCGGACGGAAGGGGTCATTTTCGCGCTGGAAAGCGCCCATGCGGGCGCAGCTGCCCTGGCAGAAGCCGGAAAACTCCCTAAAGACGCCGTCGTTATCGTGAATATGTCCGGCCGGGGAGACAAGGACATCTTTATCACGTCCCCCGTTTTCCGTCCCGTCCAGTGGAGGGATTTTCTCAAAGCGGAGCTTGAACGGCTCGAGTCCGGGATGGACATCCATGTGTTCGGAGGCAAAAAATGA
- the trpF gene encoding bifunctional indole-3-glycerol phosphate synthase/phosphoribosylanthranilate isomerase, which translates to MADILDEIVERRREDYARLGPCFGVDVPLQRARPIVPFLKETGAILEIKRASPSKGDIAPDLDPVSLARSYESSGARCVSVLTEQRFFKGSLNDLIAVSSACSSLSFLRKDFLLYEDEIDVAYRSGADAVLLIARILDAPLLLKMAARCRSFGMLPFIEVREAGDLAKLEAASKAGTVLAGVNSRDLATFHIDPLIPAALRNRLPCRTVFESGASTPLACRFARRLGFDGILIGEAAAKNPEKAASLVRGFVDARPDWVGHFWREVGRRSAACGEEKRPLVKICGLTNEEDALLAADLGADLLGFVFAPSPRSADPRKVRDIAARLTARSRLPASECVGALSSPVSRPRKTPLRPLLIGVVTDLDSDQGRDALALALDGVLDGIQFHGDDPRAGLDRIEEAGGSYGIGRYAVVRLGSEDDLELIQDLRRDGEPRVLLDARVEGLAGGTGTSIPRRLVRLAADAGTLWLAGGLHPGNVRSCIDEFSPALIDASSGLESVPGKKDHALMKSYFREIFR; encoded by the coding sequence GTGGCTGATATTCTCGACGAAATAGTCGAGCGCCGCCGCGAGGACTACGCGCGGCTCGGGCCCTGCTTCGGCGTCGACGTGCCTCTCCAGCGCGCGCGGCCGATCGTTCCCTTCCTCAAGGAAACGGGAGCCATTCTCGAGATAAAGCGAGCGTCTCCTTCCAAGGGTGACATCGCTCCGGATCTCGACCCGGTGTCTCTCGCGCGCAGCTACGAAAGCTCCGGGGCGCGCTGCGTCTCGGTGCTCACCGAACAACGCTTTTTCAAGGGATCATTAAACGATCTCATCGCCGTGTCCTCCGCCTGCTCTTCGCTTTCCTTTCTGCGGAAGGACTTTCTCCTGTACGAGGACGAGATCGACGTCGCCTATCGCTCGGGCGCGGACGCGGTTCTCCTGATCGCCCGGATTCTCGACGCGCCTCTTTTATTGAAGATGGCGGCTCGATGCCGTTCCTTCGGCATGCTTCCCTTCATCGAAGTACGGGAGGCCGGAGACCTTGCAAAGCTCGAAGCCGCAAGCAAGGCAGGAACAGTGCTGGCAGGCGTCAACTCCCGCGATCTCGCCACCTTTCATATCGACCCCCTCATACCCGCCGCCCTGCGGAACCGTCTCCCCTGCCGCACCGTATTCGAATCCGGCGCTTCGACTCCTCTGGCTTGCCGGTTCGCCCGGCGCCTCGGCTTCGACGGCATTCTGATCGGGGAAGCCGCGGCGAAAAACCCGGAAAAAGCGGCATCGCTCGTCCGGGGCTTCGTCGACGCCCGCCCTGACTGGGTCGGGCACTTCTGGAGGGAGGTCGGCAGAAGATCTGCCGCGTGCGGGGAGGAAAAACGCCCGCTCGTGAAAATCTGCGGATTGACGAACGAGGAAGACGCCCTGCTCGCCGCCGATCTCGGCGCTGACCTTCTGGGCTTCGTTTTCGCGCCCAGTCCCCGCTCCGCAGATCCCCGGAAGGTGCGCGACATCGCCGCCCGGCTCACCGCGCGGAGCCGTCTGCCGGCCAGCGAATGCGTCGGCGCGTTGTCCTCGCCCGTTTCGCGCCCCCGCAAGACTCCCCTTCGGCCCCTTCTCATCGGCGTCGTAACCGACCTCGATTCGGATCAGGGCAGGGACGCGCTTGCGCTCGCCCTCGACGGCGTTCTGGACGGCATTCAGTTCCACGGGGACGATCCCCGCGCCGGGCTCGACCGGATAGAAGAGGCCGGCGGCTCGTACGGAATCGGCCGCTACGCCGTCGTCCGGCTCGGATCGGAGGACGATCTCGAGTTGATTCAGGATCTCCGCCGGGACGGCGAGCCGCGCGTCCTTCTCGACGCCCGCGTCGAAGGTCTCGCCGGGGGAACGGGAACCAGCATTCCCCGCCGCCTGGTGCGCCTGGCCGCGGACGCGGGAACCCTCTGGCTTGCAGGAGGCCTTCATCCGGGAAACGTCCGCTCCTGCATAGACGAGTTTTCTCCGGCGCTGATCGACGCTTCCAGCGGCCTTGAATCGGTACCGGGAAAAAAAGACCACGCATTGATGAAAAGTTATTTCAGGGAGATTTTTCGATGA